One Numenius arquata chromosome 9, bNumArq3.hap1.1, whole genome shotgun sequence DNA window includes the following coding sequences:
- the LOC141468765 gene encoding LOW QUALITY PROTEIN: lysophosphatidic acid receptor 6-like (The sequence of the model RefSeq protein was modified relative to this genomic sequence to represent the inferred CDS: deleted 1 base in 1 codon), whose protein sequence is MTRAQRAPTSTFLVPSLRRRNQCMFSATPVSADTNLSTVVIFFSSSIPGDMNDTHAKTNISDTVKLFQVIVYTPTFTLGLLFNVMALSFLFFKVKKLSESTVYMTALIFLDTLLLFTLPFKIISYHLQDNWNLGSVFCSTLESLYFVNMYGSILISLCICVDRYIAIRHPFTAPTLRSTKKAAMVCAVICLATSVGTVSTFQLHGEGNNISSCFHNFSKNTWENVGLLSALEIVFFGSMAAMIFCTVQIIRYLRKRRKPDNPQTHATRAEKIVVANLVAFLVCFTPYHVVYFMYFLVKNNIIHTSFQKVLKDTIQVTLCWANLNCCLDGVCYYFVLRESLEDPLQNSQKPATLKP, encoded by the exons ATGACCCGTGCTCAGAGAGCACCTACCTCAACATTTCTAGTTCCCTCTTTGCGGAGGAGAAACCAG TGCATGTTTTCTGCAACTCCTGTCTCTGCAGATACAAATTTATCCACTGTG gttattttcttctcttccagcaTACCTGGAGATATGAATGACACCCATGCCAAGACCAATATCAGCGATACTGTGAAACTGTTCCAGGTCATCGTGTACACTCCCACATTTACCCTGGGATTGCTGTTCAATGTGATGGCTCTATCATTCCTGTTTTTTAAGGTTAAAAAGCTGTCAGAATCTACAGTCTACATGACAGCCCTTATTTTCCTGGACACTTTGCTGCTGTTTactcttccttttaaaatcatttcCTATCACCTTCAGGACAACTGGAACTTGGGGTCTGTGTTTTGCTCCACCTTGGAGAGTCTTTACTTTGTAAACATGTATGGCAGCATCCTCATCTCCCTCTGCATTTGTGTAGACCGGTACATCGCTATCCGGCACCCTTTCACAGCTCCCACCCTGCGATCCACCAAGAAAGCTGCTATGGTCTGTGCTGTCATCTGCCTGGCCACCTCAGTCGGGACAGTCTCTACTTTCCAACTGCATGGAGAGGGCAACAATATCTCGTCCTGCTTCCATAACTTCTCCAAGAACACATGGGAAAACGTGGGCCTGCTGAGCGCCTTGGAGATTGTCTTCTTCGGCAGCATGGCAGCTATGATCTTCTGCACTGTTCAGATCATCAGGTATTTGAGAAAGCGCAGAAAACCAGACAACCCCCAAACACACgccaccagagcagagaagaTAGTGGTAGCAAACCTGGTGGCATTTTTGGTCTGTTTCACACCTTACCACGTGGTATACTTCATGTACTTTTTGGTGAAGAATAACATCATTCACACCAGTTTTCAGAAAGTGCTAAAAGATACCATTCAGGTCACCCTTTGCTGGGCAAATCTGAACTGCTGCCTTGATGGGGTgtgttattattttgttttaagggaGTCCTTGGAAGACCCATTACAGAACAGTCAAAAACCAGCCACACTAAAGCCTTGA